In a genomic window of Gloeocapsopsis dulcis:
- a CDS encoding glycosyltransferase, which translates to MKILFLDQSGKPGGAELCLLDIAKPYRDNCLVGLFADGSFKHLLQQHNIPVQVLVSQPIQVHKESSFIQSLSSISQIAPLIAQVVQLVRNYDVIYANTQKALVVGALASFLTHRPLVYHLHDILSAEHFSPTNRRLAVTLANRFASLVIANSKATQAAFIAAGGRADITDVVYNGFECNHYQQHQSHSERIRDQLGLAGQFVIGHFSRLSPWKGQHILIEALAQCPQNVTAIFVGDALFGEQDYVQQLHQQVTALNLEKRVKFLGFCSDVIPLMTACDLVAHTSTAPEPFGRVIVEAMLCGRPVIAAQAGGAMELVETGKTGWLIPPGEPTQLASIIVSCLNQPQKTATIARQGQLEANQRFDLKVIEQQLTQLLDQLQVK; encoded by the coding sequence ATGAAAATCCTTTTCTTAGATCAAAGTGGTAAGCCAGGTGGTGCAGAACTGTGTTTGCTCGATATCGCCAAACCTTATCGAGACAATTGCTTAGTTGGACTATTTGCAGATGGTTCCTTTAAACACTTGCTCCAACAACACAACATTCCAGTACAAGTTCTTGTATCCCAACCAATCCAAGTCCACAAAGAAAGTAGTTTCATTCAAAGCTTAAGCAGCATTAGTCAAATTGCACCGCTAATTGCTCAAGTAGTTCAGCTCGTTCGTAACTACGATGTGATTTACGCTAACACGCAAAAAGCTCTAGTCGTAGGTGCGTTGGCAAGTTTTCTAACACATCGTCCTTTGGTTTATCACTTGCATGATATTCTATCCGCAGAACACTTTAGCCCTACAAATCGCCGTCTTGCAGTAACTTTAGCTAATCGCTTTGCATCATTGGTAATTGCTAACTCGAAAGCAACTCAAGCTGCATTTATTGCCGCTGGTGGACGCGCAGATATAACTGATGTCGTCTATAACGGCTTTGAATGCAACCACTATCAGCAACACCAATCGCATTCTGAGCGAATTCGAGATCAACTAGGGCTTGCAGGACAATTCGTTATAGGTCATTTTAGTCGCCTCTCTCCTTGGAAAGGACAACATATTCTAATTGAAGCACTTGCGCAGTGTCCTCAGAATGTAACAGCTATATTTGTAGGCGATGCACTTTTTGGCGAACAAGATTACGTTCAACAATTACATCAACAAGTCACCGCACTAAACTTAGAAAAGCGCGTCAAGTTTTTAGGTTTTTGCTCAGATGTGATCCCACTAATGACTGCTTGCGATCTAGTTGCACACACCTCAACAGCACCAGAACCGTTCGGCAGAGTCATTGTAGAAGCTATGTTATGTGGTCGTCCTGTTATTGCAGCCCAAGCGGGAGGTGCAATGGAATTAGTAGAAACAGGTAAGACTGGCTGGTTAATTCCACCAGGAGAGCCTACACAGCTAGCATCAATCATTGTATCTTGTCTTAATCAGCCCCAGAAAACTGCAACTATCGCACGTCAAGGACAACTCGAAGCTAACCAACGTTTTGACTTGAAAGTAATTGAGCAGCAACTCACTCAACTACTCGATCAATTGCAAGTTAAGTAA